In Streptomyces nojiriensis, the sequence CCGCACCCGGCGTCGATCCGCCGAGCCCGCGGCCTAGCGAAGGGCGTCGGCCACCTCGCGCGCCGCGTCGACCACCCGCGGCCCGACCCGCTCCGGCACCGCGTCCGACAGCATGACGACGCCGACGCTGCCTTCCAGCCCGGTGATGCCCACGAGCGGCGCGGCGGCGCCGCTGGCGCCCGCTTCCAGCTCTCCGTGGGTCAGCGTGTACCCCGGCTCGATCAGGGAGCCCTGACGGGCTGCCAGGATGGCCCGCCCGGCGGCCCCGCGGTCCAGCGGGTGGCGGAAGCCGGCCCGGTAGGCCACGTGGTAGTCCGTCCAGGTCGGCTCCACGACGGCGACGGCGAGCGCCTCGGTGCCGTCGACGAGGGTCAGGTGCGCGGTGGCACCTATGTCCTCGGCGAGGGACCGCAGCGCGGGCAGGGCGGCCTCGCGTACGAGCGGGTGGACCTGTCGGCCCAGCCGCAGCACTCCGAGCCCGACCCGGGCCCGGCCGCCGAGGTCACGGCGGACCAGGGCGTGCTGTTCGAGGGTGGCGAGGAGCCGGTAGACCACGGTGCGGTTCACACCGAGGCGGTTGGAGAGCTCGGTGACGGTCAGACCGTGGTCGGTGTCGGCGAGCAGTTTGAGGACTCTGAGCCCTCTGTCGAGAGTCTGGGAGGTTTCCGCGGTCACGACGCCTCTCCCTCTTTCGGTGGGCGGCGGTGACTCTCGGGGTGGCACGTCGCCGGTCCCGCGGCGACGCACGGAGAGGCCGC encodes:
- a CDS encoding IclR family transcriptional regulator, giving the protein MTAETSQTLDRGLRVLKLLADTDHGLTVTELSNRLGVNRTVVYRLLATLEQHALVRRDLGGRARVGLGVLRLGRQVHPLVREAALPALRSLAEDIGATAHLTLVDGTEALAVAVVEPTWTDYHVAYRAGFRHPLDRGAAGRAILAARQGSLIEPGYTLTHGELEAGASGAAAPLVGITGLEGSVGVVMLSDAVPERVGPRVVDAAREVADALR